A portion of the Candidatus Bathyarchaeota archaeon genome contains these proteins:
- a CDS encoding putative CRISPR-associated protein, producing MGYVHIVTVGASLASNFERDRTGQRIPEFEIEGRLQGMREAERAQYIKELTKYLQKRDEEGRIREASAELNALTRYLDEASLVYLIHTDTSLGRCCAASLMRYLRDKGVQVAEPIEIQGLHSPEGFQRGLANLVRELARILTHHRDARICATGGFKPEVALASVLGFIARAPVYYIHESFREEVHLPALPVDWKYEVRRYGEALDAVIASGGEGVDKDQFIRDYGREAYEELRRSWLTEERGGRIRATEVSKAIIEAILQLSRRG from the coding sequence ATGGGTTATGTTCATATCGTGACTGTCGGCGCCTCTCTGGCATCCAACTTTGAGAGGGATCGAACTGGTCAGCGGATTCCAGAGTTTGAGATCGAGGGGAGGCTTCAGGGGATGAGGGAGGCTGAAAGAGCCCAGTACATCAAGGAGCTGACAAAATATCTACAGAAAAGGGATGAAGAGGGGAGGATCAGAGAAGCCAGCGCCGAGCTGAACGCCCTCACCCGATACTTGGATGAGGCCTCCCTGGTATACCTGATCCATACGGACACGAGCCTCGGCAGGTGCTGTGCCGCATCCCTCATGAGGTATCTAAGGGATAAGGGGGTTCAGGTGGCTGAGCCTATAGAGATCCAGGGTCTCCACAGCCCTGAGGGCTTCCAGAGGGGTCTGGCGAACCTTGTGAGGGAGCTTGCCCGCATCCTAACCCACCACCGGGATGCCAGGATATGTGCAACAGGAGGCTTCAAGCCTGAGGTTGCCCTAGCCTCAGTCCTAGGGTTCATAGCCAGGGCTCCTGTATACTACATCCACGAGAGCTTTAGGGAAGAGGTTCACCTACCTGCACTTCCCGTGGACTGGAAGTATGAGGTCAGGAGATATGGGGAGGCCCTAGACGCCGTCATCGCCTCAGGAGGGGAGGGCGTCGATAAGGATCAGTTCATCAGAGACTATGGAAGGGAGGCATACGAAGAGCTGAGGAGGAGCTGGCTGACAGAGGAGAGGGGGGGCCGGATAAGAGCAACCGAGGTATCTAAAGCCATCATAGAGGCCATCCTCCAACTCTCAAGACGAGGATAA
- a CDS encoding CRISPR-associated RAMP protein → MVFEKLQERILLLGKLEAVTPLHIGSGRPEVEVGEVDMPILRDPAGQPYIPGSSLKGRTRAEAERIARAKGMEVCNPPNVKTMCGTRKRSVEEFCIVCRIFGTAGSISVASKVRFRDAYPTVRVEQLLERTGIAIDRTLGTVMGRALYTIEAVPAGTTFNLEIVAENLTDEELKLLLASLKSVEDSALGGSSTRGFGKVRMWLEKTHIRSAKYYLGEEEERVLEGEGLRGWLREKGGF, encoded by the coding sequence ATGGTTTTTGAAAAACTGCAGGAAAGGATCCTGCTTCTCGGTAAGCTTGAGGCGGTGACTCCTCTACATATAGGCTCGGGCAGGCCCGAGGTCGAGGTGGGCGAGGTGGATATGCCGATACTCAGAGACCCCGCAGGCCAGCCCTACATACCAGGCTCCTCCCTTAAGGGTAGGACCCGAGCCGAGGCGGAGCGGATAGCCCGAGCTAAGGGGATGGAGGTCTGCAATCCACCCAATGTAAAAACCATGTGTGGAACCCGGAAGAGGAGCGTAGAGGAGTTCTGCATAGTCTGCAGGATCTTCGGGACAGCTGGATCCATCTCCGTTGCCAGTAAGGTCAGGTTCAGAGACGCATATCCCACCGTGAGGGTTGAGCAGCTGTTAGAGAGGACTGGCATCGCCATAGACCGCACATTAGGCACGGTTATGGGTAGAGCCCTATACACCATAGAGGCTGTGCCCGCTGGAACCACCTTCAACCTTGAGATCGTGGCTGAGAACCTTACGGATGAGGAGCTCAAGCTCCTACTGGCATCCCTTAAGTCGGTTGAGGACTCAGCCCTTGGAGGCTCCTCCACGAGGGGGTTCGGTAAGGTGAGGATGTGGCTGGAGAAGACCCACATAAGGTCAGCGAAGTACTATCTCGGAGAGGAGGAGGAGAGGGTTCTTGAGGGCGAAGGGCTCAGGGGATGGCTGAGGGAGAAAGGCGGATTCTAA